Within Methanobrevibacter sp., the genomic segment ATGTGCAGGAAATGGAAACAGTTCTTGTTACATTGATGCTCGTGGAAAATGCAATGAATTCTTGGGAGCAGGTGATACTTGCTACAATTATACTGAAGAGGAATGTGATGATGAATAAACAAGATTGCGATGGTTGTTGCTACAATAACAATCCTCAAAAAGAGTTGAATTGCAATAGAATTGTCTGTTGCTATGCTTATATGAAAAAAGGAAAATTTTACGAATGTTTGATAGGTGAAAACAATGACTGAAAGCATAAAATACAAGGAATATGAGTTTTTGATGGCAAGAATTGCATGGTGGCTGTTGAATAACAATAAGCAATTCAAAAAAAGAGAAAGTTATAATGGGGTTGAAAGAGAAACTGTGGAATCTCAAATCAGAAAAGGACAAGGCAAGATCCAGAATACTACAATAGCAGAGTATGTGGAATGTGCTATTGAGGACAACAAATCCAATCTTGATTTCTTGCCAAATTATGTTACTGGGAGCAATGGAAAACAATATTCTAAATCTATGTATGTAGATATGGCACAAAGGGTGTCTGCATATGAAGTGAAAAACAAACAAACTCCCAATATTGTTTATTTAGCAAATCCAAATAGTTCTCCTTCAAATAATCAATATAGCAATCTTTATTCTCAATCTCCTCTTTTGACATCTCAAGGTGCAAGTGGGATGGGGCAATTGACTGGGTACAGTTGTGCTGCCAACAGTTTGCAACAAATGTTCTTTGAACTCACTGGAAAAAATATCTCCGAATCAACTATTATGGGTTGGGCAGGAACAACAACTGCTGGAACAAGTCATAATGGAATAGAAACTGCAATCGCGAAGTTTAATAAAACCTATGGTTATAATCTTAAAGTTGAATGGAAGAACTTTTCAGATTTGGGGAATACATTATCTGCAAGATTCAAGGCATTAGGAGAGCTTATGTGCCAATCCAACAAGGCTGTTTTTGTCCATTTGTTGTATAGGTCAAAATGGGGGCATTATGAAGTTCCAAGAACAGTAAACACTTCAAATAGTGCTTTGCAAATTCTTAACAGTTTGGGAACACAAGGAAGCAATGGATATTATGGTTACATTGAAAACAGATCCTTCAATGAACAAGCAAAATACATTGCAGGAATTTCGCAAAAAGGAATTTGTATAATAAGTAGGTGAGTAGGATGAATTTGGATGAAATGCAAAAGAAAGTAGATCAACTTTTCAAGGAAAACAATTATCAAATCAATGATGAGATTTTAGAATTACAGATTAGAATCAATGAAGAAAGAAACAAATTAAATATTCCTGATACTTCAGAATTCATTTTTGAAAATTTTGTCCAATGAATTCTTTTTTTTATTTTTTTACATATTAAATATAACAGTGTTATAATTATCATAATTGTTCAAAAATCAATATCGAATTCTAAACAATTGTTCAAAATCAGCACATCCAATACTTTTTTTACCAACTTACCACAAAAGTAACTAGTAAGAGCAAAAAACTATAACATCTTTCAAGATATATTATTACATTCTTATTATAATCATGGATGTAAAAGATGGTGTAATTGGATTTGTTGTTGGGGATGCATTAGGTGTTCCTGTTGAATTTGAATCACGAGAATATTTGTCTGAAAATCCTGTAACTGGAATGATGGGTTTTGGAACCTATGGAATGCCTGCCGGAACTTTTTCTGATGATTCCTCTATGATGTTAGCTACAATGAACAGTATTGCAAACAATGGTGGAGAAATCGATTATGATGATATCATGGTCGAGTTTGTTAAATGGTGGAAATTCGGTAAATATACTCAATATGGAGATGCATTTGATATAGGCATTACAACTTCTTCAGCATTAAATAAATTCAGAAATGGTGCAAAGGCATTGGATTCAGGATTGTGTGGAGAAAGGGATAATGGTAATGGCAGCCTGATGAGAATTTTGCCATTAGCATTCATTGAAGATATTGACTATGAAACGATTGAAAACGTTTCTGCAGTAACTCATGCTCATGAAAGATCAAAAATAGCCTGCGTATTTTATGTTGAGCTTGCAAAAAGCATTTTAAGTTCTGAAAATCCTATTGAGGAACATGTAAAAATAGCCAGTGATAAAATAAAAGAGAATTATAGATGCTCTTCTGAATTGGAATATTTCGACAGGATTTTGGAGGGTGGCATTTTTGATGATCCTATAGATTCCATTAAAAGTACGGGATATGTATTATCTACATTGGAAGCAGTTATTTATGTGTTGGGCAATACAAATAGCTATAAGGAAGCTGTTCTGATGGCTGTCAATTTGGGTAATGACACAGACACCGTTGGCGCCATTACTGGAGGAATTGCAGGATTATATTATGGTTATGAAGAAATACCTGGGGAGTGGTTGGTTCAGATTAAAGACTTAAATGAAGTTTTACGGTTGTGTGACTATTATAAAAATGTTATTACATTGTAAAGAATAGCATAATATTTTAAATATTATCTTTTACTAATTATTTCTATGGTGAGTAAGTTGCGTTATAATTTAGCTAAAATTGCAGGAAAGGCCGCCATTCATGCGGTTAAATTAGGTTCTGGAGCGGGAATGTCATTTCCAGGATCATTATTTTTAAAAATCGGGGGTCAGGAAGCTTTAAAATCCTTGTCAGATGAAGTGGATATTGGTTCAATATTAATCACCGGTACTAATGGAAAAACCACTACCACAACATTATTGATTAAATTGTTATCAAAGGATTTGGATATCAGAAGAAGTTATGAAAGTAACACCATTTCTGCAATCGCAACAGGGCTTTTAAAAGGCGATGGTGATATTGGTATTTTCGAATATGGTATTAGGGATATAAAACATGGAATTCCAGACACTATACAAAGGCTAGTTAATCCGATTGGTGTAGTTTACACAACCATTTCCAGGGAACATTCGCAGGTGGCAGGAATAAAAAATCCCTTTGATCAATATTTAAAGGCTAAAACTTTACTTTCACAAGAAATGGGTGAAGGGGTAATTATTACAAATGCCGATGATCCAAGAACTGCAAATATTGGTTTGAACAAATCAAATGACATCAAGGTCAATTATTATGGCGTAGCTAGCGATAAAATATTAGATATCTTTGAAGACGAAATAGTTGAATGCCCTAATTGCGGGACTTCCTTGGAATACTCTCACAGATTCATGAATCATAGGGGGGAATATAAATGTCCTGATTGCGGATTGGAAAGACCAAAATTAAATGTCTACTTGAAAGATATAGAATTTGGAGATAAATGGACTTTAGATATTGTAGGAAATCTCTTTAACTACTCTGTAAATAAGGATATTTCCTTTAATGTTAAAATCACAGTGCCGCCATTCGGTTTGCACAATGTTTACAATACTCTGGCTTCAATTACAGCTTATGCAACCTTTACACCAACTCCTGAAAAAATAGAATCTACAATTGGTGAGATATTCAATAATCTTGATATGTCTTTTATTCCGCCTGGAAGATTTGAAGTGGTGGATGTCAATGGTAAAAAGGTAGGTTTGGGACAAGGAGATAATGGGGATGCAGCCAAAATTAATGCATTGTTCATGAATCAATATATTGAAGGTCCTTTGGAGTTTATTTATACAACTCCCGACGTCAATGAAGAAGAAATATTTGAAGACCATTTAAAGTCAATTCGTGCACTTGATCCTGCACACTTGATTGTTGTTCCAGGTAGGGAATCTGTAGAAATAGCAGAAAAATACTATAATCAAATCAAAGATGAATTTAATTCAGACTTTTATCCTTTAAGCTATGAAAACATGCCTGAAAGAATTGATAAGTTATGTGAGTTAGCTACCAATTCTGACTATGACTATGTTATAATGACTGGTTGCGGTGAAGAACAGGCTATGTGGGAAAACATTAAACAAAAATTAATTAAATGATTTTATCATTTATTATTTCTTTTATTTTTTTAATCAAAGCATCGTCTGTGTCTTCTAACTCCCTAAAACAGGCATCAATCTTACAGCCGCACAAATCACAGACTCCGATTACGTAGTCCTGGCTATTTTTAGAAAATAATATTCCGAAATATTTGTCTTTCAAATGGCCATATTTTTCAAATTCCTCTGCAGTTAACTGTATTGTGCAGTCTTCAGTTGAATATATGTCACATTCATTAATCACGGGAGCAAAGGTGAGCATTCCCAAATTGATGAACACGTTTTCTTTTTCCAAAACCTTCAACACTTTTTTAGCGTAGCTGTCATCTTTTTGAATTCCATATTCGTTCAAACTATTGAAATCGTTTGTTCCAAGAGTGTAATTGTCGTAAACTATTGTGGATACAAGTTCTGGATCAATATAGCTATCTGCTGTTTTTTCAATATTTTCAATGGTTTTTTCAAGATTCATTTAAATTTCCTCACATTATTAAATTAGATGAGAAACATAATATATTTAATGATATTTAAAACTAGAAGATTGGTGTTAAGACCCTGGAATGAAAAAGATGCAAAATGGCTGTATTTTTATGCAAGAAATCCAAATGTAGGTCCGATGGCGGGATGGAATCCTCATCAATCTAGGGAAGAAAGTTTATATATTATTCAAACGGTTTTTTCCAAAAAAGAGACTTATGCAATTACCTTTAAGGGAAAACCTATTGGCTGCATTACATTGTATGTTCATCCCGACGGCAATTATTACTGGGGTGATGGAAACGGCGAAATCGGATATTGGATCGGTGAGCAGTTTTGGGGCCAGGGAATAACTGTAGAGGCCTCTAAAATAATTTTGAAACATGGTTTTGAGGATTTGAAATTGAAAACGATATATGCGACATACCAAAAACAGAACAAAAGGTCAAAAAGGGTTCTTGAAAAGTTAGGTTTTAAATATTATGATGAGGTTGAAAAATTAGATGTTAACTATAGGTCATTTAAAGAGATAGCAATGTATTTAAAAGGTGAAGATTATTTATAATTATTGATAAATAGGAGGAGATAGAAATGGAAACTTTTGATGCAATCAACAATAGAAAAAGTATTCGTGGATATAATGATGAGCAAATTACAGAAGAGGAGTTATCTGCTATTGTGGAAGTTGCTAACAAAGCACCGAATGCAGGTCCTTTCCATATTACTGTAATTCAGGATAAGGAGTTTTTAACTGAAATTAACGATAAGACCAAAATTAAGATGTTGGCAAGTAAAGGGTTTATGAAAGAAAGGGCTTCAATGCCCGGATACGAACCTTTATACAATGCTCCTACCTTGATTGTGGTTTCAACCCCTGAGGTTCCATTTGCAGAAATCAATGCTGCTTGTTCAATAACTACCATGGCTTTGGCAGCTACTGATTTGGGTCTTGGAAGCTGTTATGTGGTCTCTCCGATACAAACCTTGGTTGAACCTGATGTTCTTTTAAGACTCGAACTTCCTGAAGGATTTGTTCCAATTTCCGGACTTTTGGTGGGTTATGAAAGTGATGTCAAAATCCAAAGTCCACCTAGAGCTGATGTGGATAATGTTAATTATATTTTATAGATTTGATAGGTATGGTAAGAATTTGTAAAAACTGCGGTTATAATAATGAGGATAGTTATAATTACT encodes:
- a CDS encoding nitroreductase family protein, giving the protein METFDAINNRKSIRGYNDEQITEEELSAIVEVANKAPNAGPFHITVIQDKEFLTEINDKTKIKMLASKGFMKERASMPGYEPLYNAPTLIVVSTPEVPFAEINAACSITTMALAATDLGLGSCYVVSPIQTLVEPDVLLRLELPEGFVPISGLLVGYESDVKIQSPPRADVDNVNYIL
- a CDS encoding ADP-ribosylglycohydrolase family protein, which gives rise to MDVKDGVIGFVVGDALGVPVEFESREYLSENPVTGMMGFGTYGMPAGTFSDDSSMMLATMNSIANNGGEIDYDDIMVEFVKWWKFGKYTQYGDAFDIGITTSSALNKFRNGAKALDSGLCGERDNGNGSLMRILPLAFIEDIDYETIENVSAVTHAHERSKIACVFYVELAKSILSSENPIEEHVKIASDKIKENYRCSSELEYFDRILEGGIFDDPIDSIKSTGYVLSTLEAVIYVLGNTNSYKEAVLMAVNLGNDTDTVGAITGGIAGLYYGYEEIPGEWLVQIKDLNEVLRLCDYYKNVITL
- a CDS encoding Mur ligase family protein; this translates as MVSKLRYNLAKIAGKAAIHAVKLGSGAGMSFPGSLFLKIGGQEALKSLSDEVDIGSILITGTNGKTTTTTLLIKLLSKDLDIRRSYESNTISAIATGLLKGDGDIGIFEYGIRDIKHGIPDTIQRLVNPIGVVYTTISREHSQVAGIKNPFDQYLKAKTLLSQEMGEGVIITNADDPRTANIGLNKSNDIKVNYYGVASDKILDIFEDEIVECPNCGTSLEYSHRFMNHRGEYKCPDCGLERPKLNVYLKDIEFGDKWTLDIVGNLFNYSVNKDISFNVKITVPPFGLHNVYNTLASITAYATFTPTPEKIESTIGEIFNNLDMSFIPPGRFEVVDVNGKKVGLGQGDNGDAAKINALFMNQYIEGPLEFIYTTPDVNEEEIFEDHLKSIRALDPAHLIVVPGRESVEIAEKYYNQIKDEFNSDFYPLSYENMPERIDKLCELATNSDYDYVIMTGCGEEQAMWENIKQKLIK
- a CDS encoding GNAT family N-acetyltransferase; this translates as MLRPWNEKDAKWLYFYARNPNVGPMAGWNPHQSREESLYIIQTVFSKKETYAITFKGKPIGCITLYVHPDGNYYWGDGNGEIGYWIGEQFWGQGITVEASKIILKHGFEDLKLKTIYATYQKQNKRSKRVLEKLGFKYYDEVEKLDVNYRSFKEIAMYLKGEDYL